In Mycobacterium tuberculosis H37Rv, a single window of DNA contains:
- the efpA gene encoding MFS-type transporter EfpA (integral membrane efflux protein EfpA) → MTALNDTERAVRNWTAGRPHRPAPMRPPRSEETASERPSRYYPTWLPSRSFIAAVIAIGGMQLLATMDSTVAIVALPKIQNELSLSDAGRSWVITAYVLTFGGLMLLGGRLGDTIGRKRTFIVGVALFTISSVLCAVAWDEATLVIARLSQGVGSAIASPTGLALVATTFPKGPARNAATAVFAAMTAIGSVMGLVVGGALTEVSWRWAFLVNVPIGLVMIYLARTALRETNKERMKLDATGAILATLACTAAVFAFSIGPEKGWMSGITIGSGLVALAAAVAFVIVERTAENPVVPFHLFRDRNRLVTFSAILLAGGVMFSLTVCIGLYVQDILGYSALRAGVGFIPFVIAMGIGLGVSSQLVSRFSPRVLTIGGGYLLFGAMLYGSFFMHRGVPYFPNLVMPIVVGGIGIGMAVVPLTLSAIAGVGFDQIGPVSAIALMLQSLGGPLVLAVIQAVITSRTLYLGGTTGPVKFMNDVQLAALDHAYTYGLLWVAGAAIIVGGMALFIGYTPQQVAHAQEVKEAIDAGEL, encoded by the coding sequence ATGACGGCTCTCAACGACACAGAGCGGGCGGTCCGTAACTGGACAGCCGGACGCCCACACCGTCCGGCCCCGATGCGCCCGCCGCGCTCGGAGGAGACCGCTTCAGAGCGCCCCAGCAGGTACTACCCGACTTGGCTGCCCTCGCGCAGCTTTATCGCTGCGGTTATTGCTATCGGCGGGATGCAGCTGCTGGCGACCATGGACAGCACCGTCGCCATCGTCGCGCTACCTAAGATTCAAAACGAGCTGAGCTTGTCTGATGCCGGCCGCAGCTGGGTGATCACCGCCTACGTGCTGACCTTCGGCGGGCTGATGCTGCTCGGCGGCCGGCTTGGCGACACCATCGGGCGCAAACGCACCTTCATTGTTGGCGTTGCGCTATTCACCATCTCGTCGGTGCTGTGCGCGGTCGCCTGGGACGAGGCGACGTTGGTGATCGCCCGGTTGTCCCAGGGTGTGGGGTCGGCCATCGCATCTCCGACCGGTCTGGCGCTGGTGGCGACCACGTTCCCCAAGGGACCTGCCCGCAACGCCGCGACGGCGGTGTTCGCCGCGATGACCGCGATCGGGTCGGTGATGGGGCTGGTGGTCGGCGGAGCACTGACCGAGGTGTCATGGCGGTGGGCGTTCCTGGTGAACGTGCCGATCGGGCTGGTGATGATCTACCTGGCCCGCACCGCCCTACGGGAAACCAACAAAGAACGGATGAAGCTCGACGCCACCGGGGCCATACTGGCCACGCTGGCATGCACCGCGGCGGTTTTCGCCTTCTCGATCGGTCCTGAAAAGGGCTGGATGTCAGGCATTACCATCGGTTCGGGCCTGGTGGCCTTGGCGGCCGCTGTCGCGTTTGTCATCGTGGAGCGCACTGCCGAGAACCCCGTCGTGCCGTTCCACTTGTTCCGCGACCGCAACCGGTTGGTCACGTTCAGCGCGATCCTGTTGGCCGGCGGCGTCATGTTCAGCCTGACCGTCTGCATCGGCCTGTACGTGCAGGACATCTTGGGCTACAGCGCGCTACGCGCGGGCGTAGGTTTCATCCCGTTCGTCATCGCGATGGGAATCGGCCTAGGTGTGTCCTCGCAGCTGGTGTCCCGGTTTTCGCCACGGGTGTTGACCATCGGCGGCGGATATCTGCTATTCGGCGCCATGCTGTACGGCTCATTTTTCATGCACCGTGGTGTGCCCTACTTCCCCAACCTGGTCATGCCGATCGTCGTCGGCGGGATTGGCATCGGCATGGCCGTCGTCCCGCTGACTCTGTCGGCGATCGCTGGCGTCGGCTTCGACCAGATCGGTCCGGTATCGGCAATTGCGCTGATGCTGCAGAGCCTGGGCGGTCCGCTGGTGCTCGCCGTCATCCAGGCTGTGATCACGTCGCGCACGCTGTACCTGGGCGGTACCACCGGTCCGGTGAAGTTCATGAACGACGTGCAGTTGGCCGCGCTTGACCACGCCTACACCTACGGCCTGCTGTGGGTGGCCGGAGCGGCCATCATCGTCGGCGGTATGGCGCTGTTTATCGGGTATACGCCGCAGCAGGTTGCCCATGCGCAGGAGGTCAAGGAAGCGATCGACGCCGGCGAGCTGTAA
- the cysG gene encoding multifunctional uroporphyrin-III C-methyltransferase/precorrin-2 oxidase/ferrochelatase (Possible cysG urogen III methylase) (SUMT) (uroporphyrinogen III methylase) (UROM)/precorrin-2 oxidase/ferrochelatase) produces the protein MTENPYLVGLRLAGKKVVVVGGGTVAQRRLPLLIASGADVHVIAPSVTPAVEAMDQITLSVRDYRDGDLDGAWYAIAATDDARVNVAVVAEAERRRIFCVRADIAVEGTAVTPASFSYAGLSVGVLAGGEHRRSAAIRSAIREALQQGVITAQSSDVLSGGVALVGGGPGDPELITVRGRRLLAQADVVVADRLAPPELLAELPPHVEVIDAAKIPYGRAMAQDAINAVLIERARSGNFVVRLKGGDPFVFARGYEEVLACAHAGIPVTVVPGVTSAIAVPAMAGVPVTHRAMTHEFVVVSGHLAPGHPESLVNWDALAALTGTIVLLMAVERIELFVDVLLKGGRTADTPVLVVQHGTTAAQQTLRATLADTPEKVRAAGIRPPAIIVIGAVVGLSGVRGLNNS, from the coding sequence GTGACCGAGAACCCCTATCTGGTCGGGTTACGGCTGGCTGGCAAGAAGGTCGTCGTGGTTGGCGGGGGCACGGTCGCCCAGCGCCGGTTACCCCTGCTGATCGCCAGTGGCGCGGACGTGCACGTGATCGCCCCCAGCGTCACCCCCGCCGTCGAGGCGATGGACCAGATCACCTTGTCGGTGCGTGACTACCGCGACGGCGACCTTGACGGCGCCTGGTATGCGATCGCGGCCACCGATGACGCGCGGGTGAACGTGGCTGTCGTCGCCGAGGCGGAGCGCCGACGGATCTTTTGCGTCCGGGCCGATATCGCGGTGGAGGGGACGGCGGTGACCCCGGCGTCATTCAGCTATGCGGGCCTGTCGGTGGGGGTGCTCGCCGGTGGTGAGCACCGCCGTTCGGCGGCGATCCGCTCGGCAATCCGGGAGGCGTTGCAGCAGGGCGTCATCACTGCGCAGAGTTCCGACGTCCTCAGCGGCGGAGTGGCGTTGGTCGGCGGCGGTCCCGGCGATCCCGAACTGATCACGGTTCGCGGTCGCCGGCTGCTTGCCCAGGCCGATGTCGTGGTCGCCGACCGGCTCGCCCCGCCCGAACTGCTGGCCGAGCTGCCGCCGCACGTAGAAGTCATCGACGCGGCCAAGATCCCTTACGGCCGGGCCATGGCCCAGGACGCGATCAACGCTGTCCTGATCGAACGGGCCAGATCCGGCAACTTTGTGGTCCGTCTCAAAGGGGGCGACCCCTTCGTGTTCGCCCGGGGCTATGAAGAAGTGCTGGCATGTGCCCACGCCGGAATCCCGGTCACCGTGGTGCCAGGTGTGACGAGTGCCATAGCCGTGCCCGCTATGGCGGGCGTTCCAGTCACTCACCGGGCCATGACCCACGAATTCGTGGTGGTCAGTGGCCATCTTGCGCCCGGTCATCCCGAATCGTTAGTGAATTGGGATGCATTGGCTGCATTGACGGGCACCATCGTTTTGCTGATGGCGGTCGAACGCATCGAGCTTTTCGTTGACGTTCTGCTAAAGGGTGGCCGAACTGCGGATACGCCGGTACTGGTGGTTCAACACGGAACGACCGCCGCTCAACAGACGTTGCGGGCCACCCTTGCCGACACGCCGGAGAAGGTCCGCGCGGCGGGGATCCGACCTCCCGCGATCATCGTGATCGGGGCTGTAGTCGGCCTGAGCGGCGTTCGGGGTTTAAACAATTCTTAA
- the cobB gene encoding cobyrinic acid A,C-diamide synthase, giving the protein MRVSAVAVAAPASGSGKTTIATGLIGALRQAGHTVAPFKVGPDFIDPGYHALAAGRPGRNLDPVLVGERLIGPLYAHGVAGADIAVIEGVLGLFDGRIGPAGGAPAAGSTAHVAALLGAPVILVVDARGQSHSVAALLHGFSTFDTATRIAGVILNRVGSARHEQVLRQACDQAGVAVLGAIPRTAELELPTRYLGLVTAVEYGRRARLAVQAMTAVVARHVDLAAVIACAGSQAAHPPWDPVIAVGNTARQPATVAIAAGRAFTFGYAEHAEMLRAAGAEVVEFDPLSETLPEGTDAVVLPGGFPEQFTAELSANDTVRRQINELAAAGAPVHAECAGLLYLVSELDGHPMCGVVAGSARFTQHLKLGYRDAVAVVDSALYSVGERVVGHEFHRTAVTFADSYQPAWVYQGQDVDDVRDGAVHSGVHASYLHTHPAATPGAVARFVAHAACNTPRA; this is encoded by the coding sequence ATGCGGGTATCCGCGGTGGCCGTCGCCGCGCCTGCGTCGGGCAGCGGTAAGACCACGATCGCGACGGGCTTGATCGGAGCGCTGCGGCAGGCCGGTCACACCGTCGCGCCGTTTAAGGTAGGCCCGGATTTTATCGACCCCGGCTATCACGCCCTGGCCGCGGGACGGCCCGGCCGCAATCTCGACCCGGTACTGGTGGGGGAGCGGCTTATCGGCCCCCTGTACGCGCATGGAGTTGCGGGCGCGGACATCGCCGTGATCGAAGGGGTGCTGGGGCTGTTCGACGGGCGCATTGGGCCTGCCGGGGGCGCGCCCGCAGCGGGGTCCACCGCGCACGTCGCTGCTCTGCTTGGCGCCCCGGTGATCCTGGTGGTCGATGCCCGCGGCCAGAGTCACAGCGTTGCCGCACTGCTGCACGGCTTTTCCACGTTCGACACCGCAACTCGGATCGCCGGTGTCATCCTCAACCGGGTCGGATCGGCCCGACATGAACAGGTGCTGCGACAGGCGTGTGACCAGGCCGGTGTCGCGGTCTTGGGCGCCATTCCACGCACAGCTGAACTAGAGCTGCCGACAAGGTATCTGGGTCTGGTTACCGCCGTCGAGTACGGCCGTCGCGCACGGCTCGCCGTGCAGGCGATGACTGCTGTGGTCGCTCGCCACGTCGATCTGGCCGCGGTGATCGCCTGCGCCGGGAGCCAGGCGGCCCACCCGCCATGGGACCCGGTGATTGCCGTCGGCAACACCGCCCGCCAGCCAGCCACGGTTGCCATCGCGGCCGGAAGGGCGTTTACCTTCGGCTACGCCGAACACGCCGAGATGTTGCGCGCCGCCGGGGCTGAAGTGGTCGAGTTCGACCCGCTCAGCGAAACTCTGCCCGAGGGTACGGACGCGGTGGTGTTGCCCGGCGGATTCCCCGAGCAGTTCACCGCCGAGTTGTCCGCCAACGACACCGTCCGGCGGCAGATCAACGAACTGGCCGCTGCCGGCGCCCCGGTGCATGCCGAATGTGCCGGCCTGCTCTATCTGGTTTCTGAACTCGACGGACACCCGATGTGCGGTGTGGTGGCCGGATCGGCGCGGTTCACCCAGCATCTCAAGCTGGGTTATCGCGACGCCGTCGCGGTTGTTGATTCGGCGCTGTACTCCGTCGGCGAGCGCGTGGTTGGACATGAATTCCACCGAACCGCAGTCACATTCGCCGATAGCTATCAGCCCGCGTGGGTGTACCAGGGCCAAGACGTGGACGACGTGCGAGACGGCGCGGTGCACAGCGGCGTGCACGCGTCCTACCTGCATACCCATCCGGCCGCAACACCCGGTGCGGTGGCGCGTTTCGTCGCACATGCGGCCTGCAATACTCCACGAGCGTAA
- the cobO gene encoding cob(I)alamin adenosyltransferase (corrinoid adenosyltransferase (corrinoid adotransferase activity)), which yields MPQGNPLAVPNDGLTTRARRNMPILAVHTGEGKGKSTAAFGMALRAWNAGLDIAVFQFVKSAKWKVGEEAAFRQLGRLHDQHGIGGAVEWHKMGAGWSWTRTSRKAGTDVDRAAAAADGWAEIALRLATQRHDFYLLDEFTYPLKWGWLDVDEVVDVLRARPGHQHVVITGRDAPQRLVAAADLVTEMTKVKHPMDAGRKGQKGIEW from the coding sequence ATGCCGCAGGGCAATCCGCTCGCAGTGCCCAACGATGGCCTGACCACCCGGGCCCGGCGCAACATGCCGATACTGGCGGTACACACCGGTGAAGGCAAAGGAAAATCGACCGCGGCGTTCGGAATGGCGTTGCGGGCGTGGAACGCTGGTCTGGACATCGCGGTGTTTCAGTTTGTCAAGAGCGCTAAGTGGAAAGTGGGTGAGGAGGCGGCGTTTCGTCAACTGGGCCGGCTGCACGACCAGCACGGGATCGGCGGAGCGGTGGAGTGGCACAAGATGGGTGCGGGCTGGTCCTGGACACGTACGTCTCGCAAGGCCGGCACCGACGTCGATCGTGCGGCCGCGGCGGCGGACGGTTGGGCCGAGATCGCGCTCCGGCTGGCCACGCAACGTCACGACTTCTATCTGCTGGACGAGTTCACCTACCCACTGAAGTGGGGTTGGCTCGACGTCGACGAAGTCGTCGATGTCCTGCGAGCCCGGCCTGGCCATCAGCATGTGGTGATCACCGGGCGAGACGCACCCCAGCGGTTGGTTGCGGCCGCCGATCTGGTGACCGAGATGACCAAGGTGAAGCACCCGATGGATGCGGGCCGCAAGGGGCAGAAGGGCATCGAGTGGTGA
- a CDS encoding magnesium chelatase, with protein MKPYPFSAIVGHDRLRLALLLCAVRPEIGGALIRGEKGTAKSTAVRGLAALLSVATGSTETGLVELPLGATEDRVVGSLDLQRVMRDGEHAFSPGLLARAHGGVLYVDEVNLLHDHLVDILLDAAAMGRVHVERDGISHSHEARFVLIGTMNPEEGELRPQLLDRFGLTVDVQASRDIDVRVQVIRRRMAYEADPDAFVARYADADAELAHRIAAARATVDDVVLGDNELRRIAALCAAFDVDGMRADLVVARTAAAHAAWRGVRTVEEQDIRAAAELALPHRRRRDPFDDHGIDRDQLDEALALASVDPEPEPDPPGGGQSANEPASQPNSRSKSTEPGAPSSMGDDPPRPASPRLRSSPRPSAPPSKIFRTRALRVPGVGTGAPGRRSRARNASGSVVAAAEVSDPDAHGLHLFATLLAAGERAFGAGPLRPWPDDVRRAIREGREGNLVIFVVDASGSMAARDRMAAVSGATLSLLRDAYQRRDKVAVITFRQHEATLLLSPTSSAHIAGRRLARFSTGGKTPLAEGLLAARALIIREKVRDRARRPLVVVLTDGRATAGPDPLGRSRTAAAGLVAEGAAAVVVDCETSYVRLGLAAQLARQLGAPVVRLEQLHADYLVHAVRGVA; from the coding sequence GTGAAGCCTTATCCGTTCAGCGCGATCGTCGGGCACGATCGGCTGCGGCTCGCGTTGTTGTTGTGTGCCGTGCGACCGGAGATCGGTGGGGCGCTCATCCGTGGCGAGAAGGGCACGGCGAAATCGACGGCGGTGCGCGGGCTGGCCGCGTTGTTGTCGGTCGCGACCGGGAGCACCGAGACCGGCCTCGTGGAGCTGCCGCTGGGGGCCACCGAAGACCGGGTGGTTGGCTCGCTGGATCTGCAGCGGGTGATGCGCGACGGCGAGCACGCGTTCTCTCCGGGACTGCTGGCTCGCGCCCACGGCGGCGTGCTCTACGTCGACGAGGTCAATCTGCTGCATGATCACCTGGTTGACATCCTGCTCGACGCCGCCGCCATGGGACGCGTACACGTCGAACGCGACGGCATCTCCCATTCCCACGAGGCCCGTTTCGTGCTGATCGGCACGATGAATCCGGAGGAGGGCGAACTGCGTCCGCAGCTGCTGGACCGGTTCGGGCTGACCGTCGACGTGCAGGCGTCACGTGACATCGACGTGCGGGTACAGGTCATCCGCCGGCGGATGGCCTACGAAGCCGACCCGGATGCGTTCGTCGCACGCTATGCCGACGCCGACGCGGAGCTGGCCCACCGGATTGCCGCGGCCCGGGCCACGGTAGACGATGTGGTGTTGGGCGACAACGAGTTGCGGCGCATCGCTGCGTTGTGCGCGGCGTTCGACGTGGACGGCATGCGGGCCGATCTGGTAGTGGCCCGGACCGCCGCCGCGCACGCCGCCTGGCGTGGTGTCCGCACCGTTGAGGAGCAGGATATCCGGGCGGCAGCAGAACTGGCGTTGCCGCATCGTCGTCGTCGCGACCCGTTCGACGATCACGGCATCGACCGCGACCAGCTGGATGAGGCGCTGGCGCTGGCGAGCGTCGACCCAGAGCCCGAGCCCGATCCGCCCGGGGGCGGCCAGTCAGCCAATGAACCTGCCTCACAACCGAACTCACGCTCGAAGTCGACAGAACCTGGTGCGCCGAGCTCGATGGGCGACGACCCGCCGCGCCCGGCTTCGCCGCGCTTGCGATCGTCGCCGCGCCCGAGCGCGCCGCCGTCAAAGATATTCCGGACCCGCGCGCTGCGGGTCCCGGGGGTCGGCACGGGCGCGCCGGGGCGACGGTCTCGGGCCCGCAACGCCTCGGGCAGTGTGGTGGCGGCCGCCGAGGTCAGCGACCCCGACGCACATGGACTGCACCTGTTCGCTACCCTGCTGGCCGCCGGCGAGCGTGCGTTCGGAGCCGGGCCGTTGCGCCCGTGGCCGGACGATGTGCGCCGGGCCATCCGCGAGGGTCGCGAAGGCAATCTGGTGATCTTCGTCGTCGACGCTTCCGGATCGATGGCTGCTCGGGACCGGATGGCTGCGGTCAGTGGCGCCACCCTGTCGCTGCTGCGCGACGCCTACCAGCGCAGGGACAAGGTGGCGGTGATCACCTTCCGCCAGCACGAGGCAACGCTGTTGCTGTCGCCGACGTCGTCGGCGCACATCGCCGGCCGGCGACTGGCCCGATTCAGCACCGGCGGCAAGACCCCGCTGGCTGAGGGACTGCTGGCCGCGCGTGCGCTGATCATCCGGGAGAAGGTACGCGACCGCGCCCGACGCCCCCTGGTGGTCGTGCTGACCGACGGCCGGGCCACCGCCGGGCCGGACCCGTTGGGCCGCAGCCGAACCGCGGCTGCCGGGCTGGTCGCCGAGGGCGCGGCCGCGGTGGTGGTGGACTGCGAAACGTCGTATGTACGGCTGGGTTTGGCAGCGCAACTGGCTCGTCAGCTGGGTGCGCCGGTGGTTCGGTTGGAGCAGTTGCACGCGGATTATCTAGTGCATGCCGTGCGTGGCGTGGCTTGA
- a CDS encoding GCN5-like N-acetyltransferase has product MTEALRRVWAKDLDARALYELLKLRVEVFVVEQACPYPELDGRDLLAETRHFWLETPDGEVTCTLRLMEEHAGGEKVFRIGRLCTKRDARGQGHSNRLLCAALAEVGDYPCRIDAQAYLTAMYAQHGFVRDGDEFLDDGIPHVPMLRPGSGQVERP; this is encoded by the coding sequence ATGACCGAAGCACTGCGCCGCGTCTGGGCCAAAGACCTTGACGCCCGGGCCCTTTACGAGCTGCTCAAGTTGAGGGTGGAGGTGTTCGTTGTCGAACAGGCCTGCCCATACCCGGAGCTAGACGGGCGTGACCTGCTTGCCGAGACCAGGCATTTCTGGTTGGAAACGCCCGACGGAGAGGTGACGTGCACGCTACGCCTGATGGAAGAGCACGCCGGGGGTGAGAAGGTCTTCCGGATCGGCCGGCTGTGCACTAAACGCGACGCCCGCGGACAGGGCCACTCCAACCGGCTGCTGTGCGCGGCACTGGCCGAGGTGGGCGACTACCCCTGTCGGATTGATGCACAGGCCTACCTGACGGCCATGTATGCCCAGCACGGCTTCGTCCGCGACGGTGACGAGTTCCTGGACGACGGCATCCCGCATGTGCCCATGTTGCGGCCCGGCTCCGGTCAGGTGGAGCGGCCGTGA